In Dromiciops gliroides isolate mDroGli1 chromosome 4, mDroGli1.pri, whole genome shotgun sequence, one DNA window encodes the following:
- the TOMM6 gene encoding mitochondrial import receptor subunit TOM6 homolog, translated as MAASGSSVPPQAVTPAVASGGGTGAPEGVGEWLRGAYRFATDRNDFRRNLIVNLGLFAAGVWLARNLSDIDLMAPQPGL; from the exons ATGGCTGCGAGCGGATCTTCGGTGCCGCCTCAGGCAGTGACGCCAGCGGTGGCCTCTGGCGGAGGGACTGGAGCCCCGGAGGGAGTCGGGGAATGGCTGCGGGGCGCCTACCGCTTTGCCACCGACAGGAACGACTTCCGGAG GAATTTGATCGTTAATTTGGGACTCTTTGCTGCTGGTGTTTGGCTGGCTAGGAACCTAAGTGACATTGACTTGATGGCACCCCAGCCAGGACTGTAG